The following coding sequences are from one Triticum dicoccoides isolate Atlit2015 ecotype Zavitan chromosome 4A, WEW_v2.0, whole genome shotgun sequence window:
- the LOC119284947 gene encoding protein DETOXIFICATION 42-like, with product MEEGAAASMAVGEKRVAVDVPADAAAAANGHGPEEKAAEELPAPSALSGWPRTTGMYLFVMNIRSVFKLDELGSEVLRIAVPASLALAADPLASLVDTAFIGRLGSVEIAAVGVSIAIFNQVSKVCIYPLVSVTTSFVAEEDAIISKYLEENNSKDLEKAAHVHSDACNVPASGGETPVCANSCIPTECADLSNQGCKRRYIPSVTSALIVGSFLGLVQAVFLIFSAKVVLGIMGVKHDSPMLEPAVRYLTIRSLGAPAVLLSLAMQGVFRGFKDTKTPLYATVVGDATNIILDPILMFVCHMGVTGAAVAHVISQYLITMILICRLVQQVDVIPPSLKSLKFGRFLGCGFLLLARVVAVTFCVTLASSLAARDGPTIMAAFQICCQLWLATSLLADGLAVAGQAVLASAFAKNDTKKVIAATSRVLQLSIVLGMGLTVVLGLFMKFGAGVFTKDAAVIDVIHKGIPFVAGTQTINALAFVFDGINFGAQDYTYSAYSMVGVASISIPCLVYLSAHKGFIGIWVALTIYMSLRTVASTWRMGAARGPWAFLRK from the exons ATGGAGGAGGGCGCGGCGGCGAGCATGGCCGTGGGGGAGAAGCGGGTGGCCGTCGACGTTCCCGCAGACGCTGCCGCGGCGGCGAACGGGCACGGCCCGGAGGAGAAGGCCGCGGAGGAGCTGCCGGCGCCGTCTGCATTGTCCGGCTGGCCCAGGACGACAGGGATGTACCTCTTCGTCATGAACATCAG GAGCGTCTTCAAGCTCGACGAGCTCGGGTCAGAGGTGCTGCGCATTGCGGTGCCGGCGTCGCTTGCCTTGGCCGCCGATCCCCTCGCCTCCTTGGTGGACACAGCATTCATCGGCCGTCTAG GTTCGGTGGAGATAGCAGCTGTTGGTGTTTCTATTGCCATATTTAACCAAGTCTCCAAAGTCTGCATCTACCCGCTCGTTAGCGTaacaacatcattcgtcgctgaagAAGATGCCATCATTAGCAAATACCTAGAAGAAAATAACAGCAAGGACCTTGAGAAAGCCGCTCATGTGCATTCAGATGCTTGCAATGTGCCCGCATCTG GTGGTGAGACGCCGGTGTGCGCTAATTCTTGTATACCCACAGAGTGTGCTGATCTCTCCAATCAAGGGTGCAAGAGAAGGTACATACCTTCTGTGACATCGGCTCTAATTGTTGGCTCATTTCTCGGGCTAGTCCAGGCCGTGTTCCTCATCTTTTCGGCGAAAGTTGTGTTGGGCATCATGGGTGTGAAACAT GACTCACCAATGCTAGAACCTGCGGTTCGATACCTAACGATCAGATCACTTGGCGCTCCCGCTGTTCTCCTGTCTCTGGCAATGCAGGGTGTTTTCCGAGGCTTCAAAGACACAAAGACACCGTTGTATGCTACCG TGGTTGGAGATGCAACAAATATCATCCTAGACCCAATTTTGATGTTTGTTTGCCACATGGGTGTCACTGGTGCAGCAGTTGCTCATGTCATTTCCCA GTACCTGATAACCATGATCTTGATATGTCGGCTCGTCCAGCAAGTTGATGTTATCCCACCGAGCCTTAAATCCCTGAAATTTGGGCGGTTTCTTGGGTGTG GATTCCTGCTGCTCGCGAGGGTGGTAGCGGTGACATTCTGCGTCACTCTGGCGTCGTCGCTGGCAGCCCGCGACGGACCAACCATCATGGCGGCCTTCCAGATCTGCTGCCAGCTCTGGCTCGCGACGTCGCTTCTCGCCGATGGGTTGGCCGTTGCTGGACAG GCAGTGCTCGCAAGCGCGTTCGCCAAGAACGATACCAAGAAGGTGATTGCCGCGACCTCTCGTGTTCTGCAG CTGAGCATTGTTCTGGGGATGGGCCTCACGGTGGTGCTTGGTCTCTTCATGAAGTTCGGCGCCGGCGTTTTCACAAAGGACGCCGCTGTGATCGACGTCATCCACAAAGGCATCCCG TTCGTCGCCGGCACGCAGACGATAAACGCCCTGGCGTTCGTGTTCGACGGCATCAACTTCGGAGCACAAGACTACACCTACTCTGCATACTCCATG GTTGGGGTGGCGTCCATATCCATACCGTGCCTGGTGTACCTCTCTGCGCACAAGGGATTCATCGGCATATGGGTCGCATTGACCATCTACATGAGCCTCAGGACCGTAGCCAGCACCTGGAG GATGGGGGCAGCGAGAGGGCCATGGGCTTTCCTCCGGAAGTGA